From the genome of Daphnia pulex isolate KAP4 chromosome 12, ASM2113471v1:
aaaagtcaaaatcaTTCAAGTTGATATTTTACCTGAAGAAGTGCACAACAGTGTCCAATCGTCTGTTGCCCTTGTCGGCGATGTGAACAGCATAATGAACCAGATAGCTACAGAAAGCCAAACAGCTAGTCTCAAGTATGATGGCAATTCAGAGTGGTGGGCTTCCCTTCGAGCCAAGTGTGAAGCTAACAAGGTCTACAACACGGTAAACTGCCatcaagatttttttcccctttaaaacCTTTTcacaatattttgattttaggGCATGGCAAAAGATGTCAGTGTTCCATTAAATTACTTTGCTGTTCTTACCTCGGTGCAAAATCTCATTCCAAAAGGTTTAATTCGATTAAGGTTTAAAGGAATAACTTTGAATATTAATCGACATTCGTCAACCAAACAGATTGCATCATAGTGAGTGAAGGAGCGAATACAATGGATATCGGTCGTTCAATTCTTCAAAACAAACTTCCTCGTCATCGCCTTGACGCTGGGTCTTTTGGAACTATGGGAGTAGGACCAGCGTTTGCTATTGCGGCTGCTATGCATTGCCGCGATAGGGAGCCAACGAAACGGGTTATTTGCGTCGAAGGAGACTCGGCTATTGGATTCAGTGGAATGGAAATCGAAACTATGTTGCGGTACTtactaaattattaattaaatagtCTGTCATGCTACATCTCTTATCTTATAGATACAACcttcccatcatcatcatagtTGTTAACAACAATGGAATTTACAATGGGCTCGATGCAGAGACTTGGAGTATTGTACGCGACGGCCAGGATCCCACTATCGCGTATTTTCAAGCATTTTAGTATTGGAAAAAGAACTTTGTGATTAATTTTTAcactttttgttgttaaaGAACCCCACCGTTGAGCTTGCTACCTGAGTGCCACTACGAAAAGTTAGCTCAACTAGGTCAAAATGGAAAAGGCTTTCTCTGCAAAACCATTGATGAACTCACTATCGCGATCAAAGAGGCAATGGAACACACTAGCGGTCCTTCACTCATCAACGTATTAATAAGCCCTGTCGCACAAAGAAAACCTCAAGAACACGATTGGCTTACACGTTCCAAATTGTAAAAGCAAGTTAAATCAAGAAGTTACATTGTTAAGATTTCTCTATCAATTATAGCCTATGGGATAAAGGGCGAATTAATAAATCGCAAATAAGGGTAAAATAAACTGTAGTTATATTGGAAACGCATGTCAACAACGACTTCCTATACAAATTTTGGATCTAATAATCCGTTTACAAAAAATGGCTTATTCAGCTATTCCAAATTCAGCTGCCAAACGAGTCAAGTCCCTAAAGCGAAATTTCGTCATAACTATTGACGTTCAAATGCGGTAAAGACGGAAAAGACTTACTTGGCATCAATATCAGCGATGAATTCCCTCCTgttcattaaattcaaaacCATCCGTAAAGTTGACCAAATATTGTCGGACATGACGCGCTTAGAACGTCTAGCTTGAAGGAGTAAAGCGGACACTAGATGTTCGGCTGCTTCTCTGTTTCgagaatttagaaaatgtatACACTAAACAGGattggagaaagaaaatgttaatcTTTATTACCTGTGAGCACCTAGGTTGATACAGGAAACTGCCAAGTTATAACGCGCGCGAATGAAACCAGGCGACAGCTCTAGAGCTTTGTAATATGACTCAATGGCCTCTTCAGATTTCCCTCCATTGGCTACAAATAACACGTAAATCATGCATACGTTCTTATGTAAGACTATTCTATGTAAGAAAAGCTAGTCACCTAAAGTTGCTCCGAGCCGATTCCAAAGCAAAGAATCCTGAAAATAggaattaacaataaataaaatcataaacttgaaaaaagtacatgcaaataataaatcaCCACAACTTACATTAGGTTTCATCTGAAGAGCAGCCCTGAAACAATCGGGAGCCTAAAAATTGAAGCAATGCagccaattgaaaaaatcaagaaaatcgaATAATTTCATAAATGCATCATACTTTATCAAAATCCCCAGAGAGATTGAGAAGTACGCCTAAGCCAGTTTGCACATCGGGATCTAAGTCTTGGGAAGGTTGTAATCGAGCTGCTGTTAAGTACATATCCTGAACTCGGTTAAAAGTATCCCTAGGTAGAATTTAAAACTCGGGTAAGTTTGCGCCGTAATATCACaacaaattagaaaatatttcctGTACCCAGAAACTAGGCTTGTAAATGTTCTCTCCCGTTCGTTAACCCTGGCTGATGAAGGAGAGGTCAAGTGTCCGTACTTGGGATTGTTCCGCAACCAGTCCTAATAATATAAAACCACCTTTAATGTTGTATGCCTTACACTAATTGGAAAACAATTACCTCCAGGGCTTGGCAAGCTTGCAACTGGTAAGATTCATTTGTGTAACTTACAGCCAGACCCATCATGGCAACAAGATTTGTTGGTTCCAATGCTAAGCAACGCTTGTATGCGGTAATTGCCCCTGGATCTTGTTCGTTTTCGGCAAGAGTCAaccctaaaataaaaaacaagctAACTTTACACAGAATCCTGGCATATAAATAATTAGATATTTTTACCAAGAACTTCCCAAGCTTTCACATGTTCAGGATCTTTTTTTAGAGCTGCCTCAAACAGCAAAATGGCACTTGGAAGATCACCTTCTAATCTTTTTTGGAGACCTGTATTGTAAGGATCCGCGTTGTCTTGGTACGGATTCTCTGCCTCAAATGTGTACTAAAAACCAACAGAAGTGAGAATCAAGGAACTAGTAAATACCATGCGCATTATTACTTCACTTAACGGATCTTGTTGCGTTTCCTTAAGCCATCCGTAGCTTGCAGGGTTGTCGTCGGCTGCTTTTTCCCAGTCTTGTTGAAGTTGTGACCAGAAGTCATCTTGAGCTGGATTTCCGCCCCTAAACACTTCAGCGCTGGCACCGTCTTTAtatatgcaaaaaaaattacaaggaTGAAGTTGATTAGCTACTTAAAATATATAACACTACCGCTGAATTCTTTTGTCCATTCGTCGGCCGAATCAGGTTGACGATTAGTTGTGAATTCAGCAGCCCAGTCTTGATCTGCACTGGATTCTGGCTGTCTTGTTACACCCTCTGAGCCAGAAAACTCCTCCGCCCAGTTTGAATTACTATGAGCGGTAGTAGTCCGAGGTTCCGAGGTCAAATCCTCCTCCCCTTGATTGACCTTGTGCATAAACTGCAAAAACTGAAAGCTTTTTTTCAGAAACTTTGGTCAGGAAAGGGATCATGCGCATAAAATATTACCTCAGATTGAGCAAATTTTGGATCTTTCATTCTGTCAATAATTTCTCCGGCAGTTTGGGCTAATGCGCCAGGAGCAGAAAATCCCGGTTTTTCTATATGAGAGGTTAAGCTATCCCAATGGTTGTCCCACTCTGCATAATCATCTACAACTCCCATATAGCCAGGACTGTCCAGAAACTCCTGACTCCATCCACTAGCAGAAGGTAAATCTTCTGGTATCACATGAGGTTCTTTCCTCAAAAAATCTTCAGCCCAGTTTTTGTCATCAAATGCATAATGGGCTACATTTGGTCCTGGTTGAATAGGAGGTCTAGCAATTCCTTGTGGCTTTTCCAGATCCCTCATCTCACGTAAAAGGCTATCCATGTTAAAGGCACCTCTTGATCCTACTTGAGATGGAGGTGGAATACCCTCCAAAAATTCTCTGACCATCTAGAAAATAgttgagataaaaaaaagatttgtgaGAGAATGCTTTTTCTTTAGACAGTGAGTCAGGAATCAACTTACAACATCTTCTGGTCTCGGTTCAGGGTGTCTATGTGAAACAGGTACATCCTGACGAAATCCTTGATCTCTGGTAAAATGTGATGCTACTTTAAGCATAGGATTCCTTCCACCACAATTTCCATCAACTAATTCTCGAAACGCCATTCTAGGTACTGATGTCCGAGCTCAAGGTCTCCAAACTTCTTCCTGAATGTATAGCTacctaaaaatacaaaacaatatATTAGTTTCTGTTACACATGTGTCATTAGAAATCATGTGTTACCTAAAAAGAGGGTCTAGCTCAAGAATGGTTCGGTAATAATTTCCCAATACTATTCATCAATATAACTTATGAAAGCAAGTTGTTAAGATATCGTGTGTATGTCTTATCACTGTAACTTCTATCACTCTGCAAAGTCACATCCACACCAATTTCgtacaacaaacaacaaaagccACCTAGTGAATAAAGGCCATGGTGGTATAGATGGCTCTGTCGGTCATGAAAAACATTACGACTTTTGTTCGAAATCCCGATCCGACGAGTCGTCAGCTCTGTCCTTCGTTTggtgaaaatattttagtcTTGAAATTCTGCCTAGTTTTGCCTGTCTATTGTAATTACTCAATACATTTAGTTTGAACATGTCAGCGAACGACGAATTAGTTGCCAATTTCCGGGAAGTAACTGGGATTGATGAACAAAGGGCTCGTTTTTACCTAGAGTCATCCGGTTGGCAATTAGAAGTATACTAAGACAGATTAAGAACAGTTATGAgcattcaataaataaatcactTTGATTCTCAGACAGCCCTTGCCAGCTTCTTTGAAAATGATGGAGCTATGGACAGGCAAGCTGGAGATGGAGAAGATGAACCTGTTGAAGTTCCTTCAAACCAACTTCCAGAACCCCCATCAAGGTATTAGTTAATATGATTTTTCACATACTGTAGTGCAgaccaaattttgaaaatttaattatagaggtgctgctgctgtccatAAACTTGTAGAAATGAATAGTTCTTCTGATTCGGATGAAGAGGGCCAAGCTTTTTATGTTGGAGGCTCTGAGAGAAGTGGTCAGCAAGTCATTGGTCCACCACGTAACAAGGGAAAGCCTTCTGGAGATCTCATTGGAGACATGTTCAAATCAGCCAGAGAGTGGGTTTACTCTTTGAGattattacaagaaaaatgtattaacATTTTCTGGATCCTAGGCATGGAGCAGAAGTTTTGGAAAAGGGGGCCTCAACCTCAACCAAGGgtaatcaaacatttaaagGAACTGGATATCGTCTAGGGCAGAGTGAAGAGGATACACAAGGTAGTTATCTTTGCCATGAAATAACAGCACCATGACATTTCTTCAAGCATAATTCCTTTCTATAGTCATACCAGGCGCACGACAGCCTGAACAACCTAGGACCGTTGTGCTAAAATTATGGAAAACCGGCTTCAGTTTAGATGAGGGTCCAGTGAGAGACTACCAAAATCCGGCAAACAAGGACTTCCTTGAATACATCAAACGCGGGTAATTGTGCATTCTACGTTTTAAATATgaataaaacaattgtttaCAAATTTCCTTACAATTTGTCCATCATTAGAGAAGTACCCATGGAGTTGATCCGTGAATCTCGCGGCCGTGAAGTGCATTTGCAAATGGAAGACCACCGTACTGAAGAATTCATCAGTAAGAAGATGCGTTTCCAAGTAATATACATTCAAAGTAGTTAG
Proteins encoded in this window:
- the LOC124208605 gene encoding 2-hydroxyacyl-CoA lyase 1-like isoform X2 gives rise to the protein MDGNTILAKALKQQGVEYMFGIVGIPVIDVAIAAQREGIKYIGMRNEQSAAYAAQAIGYLTKKPGACLAVSGPGLLHTIGGMANAQSNGWPLVVIGGSSDTSQEGLGAFQECPQVEATRLFCKYSARPASLSVIPLHVEKAVRFATYGRPGAAYLDFPGDLLGRTESGEEIENPLPLPDPPKSCAELGDIKRAVDLLKSAQRPLLVVGKGAAYSRAEGIINQFVKMTNIPVLATPMGKGVVDDGDIHSVAPARSLALQKADVILVLGARLNWILHFGRPPRFDSKVKIIQVDILPEEVHNSVQSSVALVGDVNSIMNQIATESQTASLKYDGNSEWWASLRAKCEANKVYNTGMAKDVSVPLNYFAVLTSVQNLIPKDCIIVSEGANTMDIGRSILQNKLPRHRLDAGSFGTMGVGPAFAIAAAMHCRDREPTKRVICVEGDSAIGFSGMEIETMLRYNLPIIIIVVNNNGIYNGLDAETWSIVRDGQDPTIATPPLSLLPECHYEKLAQLGQNGKGFLCKTIDELTIAIKEAMEHTSGPSLINVLISPVAQRKPQEHDWLTRSKL
- the LOC124208603 gene encoding peroxisomal targeting signal 1 receptor-like isoform X1, with translation MAFRELVDGNCGGRNPMLKVASHFTRDQGFRQDVPVSHRHPEPRPEDVMVREFLEGIPPPSQVGSRGAFNMDSLLREMRDLEKPQGIARPPIQPGPNVAHYAFDDKNWAEDFLRKEPHVIPEDLPSASGWSQEFLDSPGYMGVVDDYAEWDNHWDSLTSHIEKPGFSAPGALAQTAGEIIDRMKDPKFAQSEFLQFMHKVNQGEEDLTSEPRTTTAHSNSNWAEEFSGSEGVTRQPESSADQDWAAEFTTNRQPDSADEWTKEFSDGASAEVFRGGNPAQDDFWSQLQQDWEKAADDNPASYGWLKETQQDPLSEYTFEAENPYQDNADPYNTGLQKRLEGDLPSAILLFEAALKKDPEHVKAWEVLGLTLAENEQDPGAITAYKRCLALEPTNLVAMMGLAVSYTNESYQLQACQALEDWLRNNPKYGHLTSPSSARVNERERTFTSLVSGDTFNRVQDMYLTAARLQPSQDLDPDVQTGLGVLLNLSGDFDKAPDCFRAALQMKPNDSLLWNRLGATLANGGKSEEAIESYYKALELSPGFIRARYNLAVSCINLGAHREAAEHLVSALLLQARRSKRVMSDNIWSTLRMVLNLMNRREFIADIDAKDLTRLAAEFGIAE
- the LOC124208603 gene encoding peroxisomal targeting signal 1 receptor-like isoform X2, producing MAFRELVDGNCGGRNPMLKVASHFTRDQGFRQDVPVSHRHPEPRPEDVMVREFLEGIPPPSQVGSRGAFNMDSLLREMRDLEKPQGIARPPIQPGPNVAHYAFDDKNWAEDFLRKEPHVIPEDLPSASGWSQEFLDSPGYMGVVDDYAEWDNHWDSLTSHIEKPGFSAPGALAQTAGEIIDRMKDPKFAQSEFMHKVNQGEEDLTSEPRTTTAHSNSNWAEEFSGSEGVTRQPESSADQDWAAEFTTNRQPDSADEWTKEFSDGASAEVFRGGNPAQDDFWSQLQQDWEKAADDNPASYGWLKETQQDPLSEYTFEAENPYQDNADPYNTGLQKRLEGDLPSAILLFEAALKKDPEHVKAWEVLGLTLAENEQDPGAITAYKRCLALEPTNLVAMMGLAVSYTNESYQLQACQALEDWLRNNPKYGHLTSPSSARVNERERTFTSLVSGDTFNRVQDMYLTAARLQPSQDLDPDVQTGLGVLLNLSGDFDKAPDCFRAALQMKPNDSLLWNRLGATLANGGKSEEAIESYYKALELSPGFIRARYNLAVSCINLGAHREAAEHLVSALLLQARRSKRVMSDNIWSTLRMVLNLMNRREFIADIDAKDLTRLAAEFGIAE
- the LOC124208608 gene encoding NSFL1 cofactor p47-like, translating into MSANDELVANFREVTGIDEQRARFYLESSGWQLETALASFFENDGAMDRQAGDGEDEPVEVPSNQLPEPPSRGAAAVHKLVEMNSSSDSDEEGQAFYVGGSERSGQQVIGPPRNKGKPSGDLIGDMFKSAREHGAEVLEKGASTSTKGNQTFKGTGYRLGQSEEDTQVIPGARQPEQPRTVVLKLWKTGFSLDEGPVRDYQNPANKDFLEYIKRGEVPMELIRESRGREVHLQMEDHRTEEFISKKMRFQAFGGEGQVLGNPAPSVSQNVAASAVAPTDLAACEQKAIVELKLVESEPASNVQIRLADGSRLIGRFNHTHTVGEVRQYITTARPQYNVQAFALLTTYPSQELKDDDVTLKDASLVGGTIMQRLK